The Mercenaria mercenaria strain notata chromosome 8, MADL_Memer_1, whole genome shotgun sequence genome has a segment encoding these proteins:
- the LOC123565323 gene encoding uncharacterized protein LOC123565323 produces MPGKKASTSLSEDCAKHKGETIKFYCKGHQALGCHTCIATVHRTCISVQAITDFTKDIDKAPLYNEVKKELKEMEQLFKTQKKRIQGKDQLSRRCNATALTEVRQRRNIINKQFDKLEQNIEKESTKMLREDTLKMKQLNDSCAAKLDALEEIKSDLDLLEETKQKKQLFIATVKTAVKITEMKSALLTIKADTKIRQFQLFPNTLSNSLAVREDSLGQLEFCEFENDIQADSESSNEHVGNSTLIEMQSTSVVATDYQRCLVVLYDCNFIKKGQLKFSTGPWDMTRTSENIVAVTLPHEKKIKFLYIDNRIQDAGQISAPGNCRGIAAVNDKLAVTFSNPAGIKILSRVGEVIKDIPLNTTTVQLKEPAYVAADEDKNIFVTDHVKNLVVKINLNGCVHGVCRSIKKPLRICVHDRSLFVSECDSAIVHILTTDFKKLDTEDSFSKDFIGDVAISPRGVSFQGILKMKQEELDKVHELRNVQFINFRKGSNSDKICVLS; encoded by the coding sequence ATGCCAGGAAAAAAAGCTTCAACCTCGCTGTCGGAAGATTGTGCAAAACACAAAGGTGAGAcgataaaattttattgtaaaggTCACCAGGCTTTGGGCTGTCATACCTGTATCGCAACCGTGCATCGTACATGTATTTCTGTGCAAGCAATTACAGATTTTACCAAAGATATTGATAAAGCTCCATTATATAATGAAGTAAAAAAGGAACTAAAAGAAATGGAGCAATTATTTAAAACACAGAAAAAGAGAATCCAAGGAAAAGATCAATTAAGCAGACGCTGCAATGCAACCGCCCTGACAGAGGTGAGGCAACGtagaaatattataaacaaaCAGTTTGACAAACTGGAACAAAACATTGAGAAAGAATCAACAAAAATGTTAAGGGAAGatactttaaaaatgaaacaactgaATGACTCATGCGCTGCTAAACTTGATGCACTTGAAGAGATAAAGTCAGACCTTGACCTTCTTGAAGAGACCAAGCAAAAAAAACAGTTGTTCATAGCGACAGTGAAAACTGCAGTGAAGATAACAGAAATGAAATCAGCTCTTCTGACAATAAAGGCAGATACGAAAATAAGACAATTTCAGCTGTTTCCGAATACGCTATCAAATTCTCTTGCGGTCAGAGAAGACTCTTTGGGCCAACTGGAGTTCTGCGAATTTGAGAACGATATACAGGCCGACTCAGAAAGCAGTAATGAACATGTCGGCAATTCAACACTTATAGAAATGCAATCCACAAGCGTCGTTGCGACCGATTATCAACGGTGTCTGGTAGTCCTCTATGACTGTAACTTCATTAAAAAAGGACAGCTTAAGTTTTCTACGGGCCCATGGGATATGACGAGAACCAGCGAAAATATCGTGGCAGTTACGCTGCCACACGAGAAGAAAATTAAGTTTCTGTATATTGACAACAGGATTCAAGACGCCGGTCAAATATCAGCACCAGGCAACTGCAGGGGAATAGCAGCAGTTAATGATAAGTTAGCGGTGACATTCTCAAATCCTGCAGGTATAAAAATTTTAAGTCGTGTCGGAGAAGTGATCAAAGATATTCCTTTGAATACAACAACTGTGCAGCTTAAGGAGCCCGCTTATGTCGCTGCGGATGaggacaagaatatttttgtaACTGACCATGTGAAGAATTTAGTagtaaaaataaacttaaacgGATGTGTTCATGGAGTTTGTAGGAGTATAAAAAAGCCGTTGCGCATATGTGTTCACGACAGGAGTTTGTTTGTTTCTGAATGCGACTCGGCCATCGTTCACATATTGACTACAGACTTTAAAAAGCTGGACACCGAAGACAGTTTCAGCAAAGACTTTATTGGTGATGTTGCCATCTCCCCGAGAGGAGTCTCATTCCAGGGGATTTTGAAGATGAAGCAAGAAGAGTTGGATAAGGTGCATGAACTTCGAAATGTACAATTTATCAACTTCAGGAAAGGAAgcaattctgacaaaatatgtGTACTTTCATAA
- the LOC123565322 gene encoding integumentary mucin C.1-like, with product MARTGPIWFDNEKYRGKESAHREAPPTTTVVTTVSTKTTTKQPSTTTTTTTTKTSTTIAPPKTTSQRPPTTTTLTTAKSTSTAPVSTKRATTTTEKKTISTTTARSTTVSESTTAPTTASSSSTRSNNITVSAGLTSTSKANLGVVVALPLVAVLLRG from the exons ATGGCAA GAACTGGTCCTATCTGGTTTGATAATGAGAAGTACCGTGGGAAAGAGAGTGCACACCGTG aGGCGCCACCAACTACAACCGTAGTCACGACTGTCAGTACCAAAACAACAACGAAGCAACCTTCtacgacgacaacaacaactacaacaaaaacaagcacGACAATTGCGCCACCTAAAACAACATCGCAGAGACCACCAACCACAACAACATTAACCACAGCAAAATCTACCTCTACAGCACCAGTTTCAACCAAGAGAGCAACAACGACAACAGAAAAGAAAACCATCTCAACGACGACTGCAAGATCTACAACGGTGTCAGAATCAACCACAGCTCCGACGACTGCTTCTTCTTCAAGTACGAGATCAAATAATATTACAGTATCTGCCGGACTGACCTCGACGTCGAAAGCAAACCTAGGAGTGGTTGTCGCACTGCCTTTAGTTGCAGTATtattaagaggttaa
- the LOC123566293 gene encoding early endosome antigen 1-like produces MHSGILLFLTAVIAYVTAQNVPAGFIPLPPLPVQTAKPKVTPKPTQAPITKKPIATKAPFKPTTMKPTLAPTTQQASSAHQATSRQASIATPKPKPSCGLNINLPNTNCKGGNSAVQQTLHTLKQELDRTRQQHQTQNAAVQAMITKLQTQQFGYVNKISDLQNEVRNLVTAFNSKCGSKPISTLAPPTAAPPATGGSSPLLQQAVQNVRQDLNQAVSDFNNKVFNLSSLMISDQQQEMKVHQGIESQIQQQAGEIGRLSQQVRDLNMLLQQINTTAGSGGTGATSADVAKLQAKINQVANDIALYDQKQQGRFSSLNLKTSSLQAEVGNHTNQIRGLQTNLILDQSRVNKVDKDITIVHDALAQFRKTTLPKMNQIEADVQSLTSNMTSVQTSVKNVGGTVFKLIAQIGQDGAKLTSLEGQTTQLKKDVSKMQSDLSQQDTEIKAIQSGITSLKNAIPMSDLNKMNNNILQVLATLTSGKSPTQQQLKDLTQAITTITNKLKQLKPSTPSG; encoded by the exons ATGCATTCgggaattttgttatttttaacgGCAGTCATAGCGTATGTGACGGCACAGAACGTTCCAGCGGGATTTATTCCATTGCCTCCTCTACCGGTACAGACAGCCAAACCTAAAGTGACACCAAAGCCAACTCAAGCTCCAATTACGAAGAAGCCGATAGCGACAAAGGCGCCATTTAAACCGACGACAATGAAGCCTACACTGGCGCCAACGACACAACAGGCTTCTTCGGCTCATCAGGCAACAAGTCGGCAAGCATCCATAGCAACTCCAAAGCCCAAACCGTCTTGTGGTCTCAACATAAATCTTCCGAATACCAACTGCAAGGGAGGTAATAGCGCCGTGCAACAAACACTGCACACTTTGAAACAAGAACTAGACCGGACCCGACAGCAACATCAGACTCAAAATGCCGCTGTGCAGGCAATGATCACAAAACTCCAGACCCAACAATTCGGCTACGTCAACAAAATATCCGACCTTCAGAACGAAGTTAGGAACTTAGTGACCGCTTTCAATTCTAAATGTGGCTCAAAACCGATTTCCACTCTCGCTCCACCCACTGCAGCACCTCCGGCAACTGGAGGCTCAAGCCCGTTGCTCCAACAAGCCGTGCAGAACGTGAGGCAGGATTTGAACCAGGCAGTCAGTGACTTCAACAACAAAGTGTTCAACCTGAGCTCTCTAATGATAAGTGACCAACAGCAGGAAATGAAG GTTCATCAGGGTATAGAATCTCAGATTCAGCAACAAGCTGGTGAGATCGGACGTTTATCTCAGCAAGTTAGAGATCTCAACATGCTCCTGCAGCAAATAAATACAACTGCTGGCAGCGGAGGTACTGGGGCCACTAGCGCAGATGTCGCTAAATTACAAGCTAAAATCAATCAG GTAGCAAACGACATCGCGCTGTATGACCAAAAACAACAAGGCCGGTTCAGCAGCTTAAACTTGAAAACAAGTTCTCTACAGGCGGAAGTCGGAAATCATACTAATCAAATACGCGGCCTGCAGACCAACTTGATTCTTGATCAGTCCCGTGTAAATAAAGTAGACAAAGATATAACAATTGTCCACGACGCGTTAGCACAGTTCAGAAAAACAACACTTCCTAAAATGAACCAGATCGAag CTGATGTGCAGTCATTGACCAGTAATATGACTTCCGTTCAGACAAGTGTTAAAAACGTAGGAGGTACCGTGTTCAAGTTGATAGCACAGATTGGTCAAGACGGTGCTAAACTCACAAGCCTAGAGGGACAG ACCACACAGTTGAAGAAAGATGTGTCCAAAATGCAGAGCGACCTCAGCCAACAAGATACTGAAATAAAAGCAATTCAAAGCGGGATAACTTCGCTGAAAAATGCCATACCAATGAGTGACCTGAACAAAATGAACAATAACATCCTCCAAGTATTGGCCACGTTGACCAGCGGCAAAAGTCCAACCCAGCAGCAGTTAAAGGACCTTACACAGGCTATTACAACTATAACTAATAAATTAAAACAACTAAAACCGAGCACACCGAGTGGATAG